Genomic segment of Nitrospirota bacterium:
CGGATCTGAAGCCCGAGCGAAGTCAGAGTATGGATATCGGGGTGGACCAGTATCTGCTCAATAACCGGCTGACTCTGAGCGGGGGACATTTCTGGAGCCGTTACCGTGACATGATTGTGGCTCAACAGAGCGCAGATGTATGCGGGAGCTCGTTCGGCTTCGCCAATTATTGTGCGCAGAATATAGGCTTGGTGAGCACGAAGGGATGGGAGGCGAGTGTCAAATATGCGGTAGTGAGGGATATGCCCTTGATCAAGAGCTTAGATGTCCAGGCTCAATATACCAATACGCTGACCAGGAACCTGGTGCAGCAGCCTGGCAATCGAGCGCCTCGTATGCCGGTCGATCAATGGAGCATGATCATTAGTTATCAGCCGATTGATCCGGTCAGGGTGAACCTCGAAGGCCGCTATGTGGGCTCACGATTCGACGATGTCAATAATCAGCAAAAGATGCGTGCCTTCGATGTGTGGAATCTCTCTGCCACCTATGATGTGACGAATCGTGTGCAGACGTACGTGCGCGCCGACAATATTTTCAATGAGAAGTATGAAGAGATTCAGTTTTACGGTACTCCTGTGCGATCTATTTTTGTCGGGCTGAGAGTGAATTACGATGCGAAGTAACTGAATCATATGATCCTTCCCCGATTGGTCATCGCAGGCACTTCCAGCGGTGTCGGCAAGACGACGGTCACCTTGGCAATCCTGGCGGCTCTGAAAGCTCGGGGCCGCCAGGTCCAGCCCTTCAAGGCTGGGCCTGATTTTATTGACCCGAGCCATCATGCCGCAGCGACCGGACGTCCATCTCGGAATCTGGATGGCTGGATGTTGGGGGAAGCCGTCAATCGCGATATCTTTACGCGGGCCGCTGCTGACGCAGATATCTCCATTATCGAAGGGATGATGGGGCTGTTCGACGGGAGCTCACCGGCAAACGAAATCGGCAGCACGGCCGAATTGGCAAAACAGTTGGATGCGCCGGTGGTACTCGTCATTGATGGAAGCGCCATGGTACGCTCCGCCGCAGCGATGGTGTCGGGGTATGCACAGTTCGATCCGGCGCTACGAGTAAAGGCCGTTCTGTTCAATCGAGTCGGTAGCGAAGGGCATTACAAGTTACTCAAGGAAGCCGTAGAGCAAGAGACTGATGTCGTGGCTGTGGGGTATTTCCGGTCGGATCCGGCAGTGACGATTTCTGATCGCCATCTCGGGCTTGTGACGGCGATGGAAGAGGGAACAGGCGAACTCTACGGTCGGCTGGCGAAGGCAGCGGAAGAAACGGTCGATCTGGATCGAATCGAGGTAGTGGCCCGTTCATGCGGTGAGTGCCCTGCAGTGGCACTTCCGCCTGTGACCAGGAGCCAAGGGCACACGATTCGAATCGGGGTGGCTCAGGATCTGGCCTTTTGTTTTTACTATCCCGACAATCTTGAATTGCTCAAAGCAGAGGGGGCGGAGTTGGTGACGTTTTCCCCCATGAACGATCAGGTGCTGCCCGATGTGGATATGCTGTATCTTGGCGGGGGTTATCCGGAACTGCATGGTGGGGTGCTGAGTAAGAATGCCCCAATGCGGACGGCCATCCGGAAGTTTGCCGAGCAGGGTGGGACGATTTATGCAGAATGCGGGGGGATGATGTATCTCACGCAAGCCATCCGCGACTTCGCCGGG
This window contains:
- a CDS encoding cobyrinate a,c-diamide synthase, translating into MILPRLVIAGTSSGVGKTTVTLAILAALKARGRQVQPFKAGPDFIDPSHHAAATGRPSRNLDGWMLGEAVNRDIFTRAAADADISIIEGMMGLFDGSSPANEIGSTAELAKQLDAPVVLVIDGSAMVRSAAAMVSGYAQFDPALRVKAVLFNRVGSEGHYKLLKEAVEQETDVVAVGYFRSDPAVTISDRHLGLVTAMEEGTGELYGRLAKAAEETVDLDRIEVVARSCGECPAVALPPVTRSQGHTIRIGVAQDLAFCFYYPDNLELLKAEGAELVTFSPMNDQVLPDVDMLYLGGGYPELHGGVLSKNAPMRTAIRKFAEQGGTIYAECGGMMYLTQAIRDFAGISHEMVGLFSAEAVMKKPGLTLGYRTMELSHDCILGAAGTTARGHEFHYSSLVSSGTLDYACALRDAGGLSKGQDGVSIGNVVGLYTHLHFASQPQIAKSLVSSVRRTSPRLSVNGGGAR